The sequence below is a genomic window from Oleidesulfovibrio alaskensis DSM 16109.
TCGGAAGCCAATATCGAAAAAGCAGTATCTCAGGGTGCCGATTTTTTTCTGACACACCACCCGCTTGCGTTCAAGCCTCAGCCGCTCTCAGGCAATGACAGTTATTTCAGGTCGGTTTCACAGCTTATCACAAATGATATCTGTCTGTATTCGGCGCATACCTCGCTGGATGCCAACCCCGCTGGCCCCGTCGGCTGGCTGGCAGAATCCCTGAAATTGCAGAACTGCAAAACGCTTGAGCCTACCGCCGCGAGCATGCAGCACAGAATCATCGCCCCCTCTGCGGACAGCGGCTCCATACCTGCAGTGATCGCCGGTTCCATCCGTTGCCGGCACATACAGGGTATCGGGCACGAATTCGAGTTTGACACTGAAGACATCGTTTATGAGACAGCAGCAGATCATATCAGGCAGGTTCTGCCCGCCGGAACGTCTCTTCTGAAAGCAGAGGAACGCGCCGGCAGGCGCGAACTGGGGCTGGGCATATCTGGTTCCCTCCCCTGCCGGCTGAGCTGGCACGAGTTTGTACAGCTGCTGGAAAAAAGTGTAGAAAGAACATTCTGGACAACATGCGGACCTGTTCCTGAAACTGTGGAAACAGTGGCGTACTGCACGGGGTCCGGCAGCTCTCTTGCCGAGACTGCCTTTGCCCGTGGCGCCGATGTTTTTATTACCGGTGACGTGAAATACCACACAGCACTGGACACGACAGGCTGCATCATTGATGTAGGTCATTTTTCACTGGAAGAAGAAATGATGCGCCGGTTTGCCGCCCTGCTGGCCGCCGGAGCACCCGATCTGGATATAACGTTCCTGCCTTCGCAGGATCCCATACGGCTTCATCCGGTTCACGGCTGAGCCGCAAAAGCCCCGGCTCCGCCGGATATTTTGAAGCCATCAGGAGGACACGACATTGAGCCTGTACCTTAAGCAGATTGAACAGCTTGTAGCATTGCAGAAGGTCGATAATGAAATTCTGGCCATCCGCAAAGACCTTGAACAGGCACCTAAAGAAGTTGAAGCCCTTATGGGTCGCTTCAACGCGCTTGAAACCCAGCGCAATCATCTGCTGGACAAGATAGAGCACCTGCGAGAACAGGAACGCCGTATCGTTACTGAAATTGAAGATGACTCTCTGCGGGTAAAGAAAAGTAAAAGCAAGCTGATGCTTGTGGGTAACACCAAAGAGTATCATGCAATGATGCGCGAGATGGACAACCTTGAAAAGGTAAACCGTCTGCGTGAAGAAGAAAAGATTACACTGATTGAAGAGCTGCAGCGTCAGAATGAAGCCATAACACAGCTGGAAGAAACATACACGGAAGTAAAAAAAGACCTTGAAGCCAAGCAGGCAACTCTGCAGGCGCGGCTTGAAGAGGCTGAAAAAGAGCTGGCCAAGCTTGATAAAAAGCGCGCTGCCGCCGGAAGTGTAGTTCCGGCTCCGGTGCTGGCCCGCTATGAATTTATCCGTGAACGCCTCGACCATCCTGTCATTGTTCCCGTGGTGGATGGTATATGTTCCGGCTGCCATATTGCCATTCCGCCCCAGAGCTTTATCGATTTGCAGAAAGGTACCCAGATTCTCAGCTGCACCAACTGCCAGCGGCTGATATACTGGTGCGAACATTTCTGCGATGATACTTCAGCAGAATAAAATGTATTCGGGAGCAGGACGAGCTGCCGCTGCGTGTCATTTGTACACGGAGAGGAAAGTCCGGGCTCCGCAGGGCAAGACGCTGGGTAACCCCCAGGTGAAGTGATTCACGGACAGTGCCACAGAAAACAAACCGCCTGCCATGCAGGTAAGGGTGAAACGGTGGGGTAAGAGCCCACCAGAGGTGACGGTGACGGCACCTGCTAGGTAAACCCCGTCTGGAGCAAGACCAAATAGGAAGGCGCCAAGGCCGGCCCGGCCGATGCCTTCGGGTAGGTTGCTTGAGGCTG
It includes:
- a CDS encoding Nif3-like dinuclear metal center hexameric protein; the encoded protein is MHLTDFIHMIERIAPVCGAAEWDNSGVQVASRCTEIHSVAVALDPSEANIEKAVSQGADFFLTHHPLAFKPQPLSGNDSYFRSVSQLITNDICLYSAHTSLDANPAGPVGWLAESLKLQNCKTLEPTAASMQHRIIAPSADSGSIPAVIAGSIRCRHIQGIGHEFEFDTEDIVYETAADHIRQVLPAGTSLLKAEERAGRRELGLGISGSLPCRLSWHEFVQLLEKSVERTFWTTCGPVPETVETVAYCTGSGSSLAETAFARGADVFITGDVKYHTALDTTGCIIDVGHFSLEEEMMRRFAALLAAGAPDLDITFLPSQDPIRLHPVHG
- a CDS encoding zinc ribbon domain-containing protein, whose protein sequence is MSLYLKQIEQLVALQKVDNEILAIRKDLEQAPKEVEALMGRFNALETQRNHLLDKIEHLREQERRIVTEIEDDSLRVKKSKSKLMLVGNTKEYHAMMREMDNLEKVNRLREEEKITLIEELQRQNEAITQLEETYTEVKKDLEAKQATLQARLEEAEKELAKLDKKRAAAGSVVPAPVLARYEFIRERLDHPVIVPVVDGICSGCHIAIPPQSFIDLQKGTQILSCTNCQRLIYWCEHFCDDTSAE